Genomic window (Echinicola jeungdonensis):
TTCAACATACCCAAAACGGCCCCGGCAAAATTATCAAAGGCTCAAGAATGGTCAAATCCATGGTTTTCTTGACCAGGTAGGCCAAAAGCCTGATGACTAAAACCACAAAAATAAAAATGATCAAAAAGGAGACAAATGGTAACATAAACGTAAGGCTTTCCACCCTTTCAGCCAAAATAGCTGCCCCCCAGTGCATAAATTTAAAAGCCAATACTAACCCCACAATAAAAGCCACCACAGAAAGCACTCCAATAAAAAGCCCCTGCTT
Coding sequences:
- a CDS encoding CvpA family protein produces the protein KQGLFIGVLSVVAFIVGLVLAFKFMHWGAAILAERVESLTFMLPFVSFLIIFIFVVLVIRLLAYLVKKTMDLTILEPLIILPGPFWVC